In Myxocyprinus asiaticus isolate MX2 ecotype Aquarium Trade chromosome 8, UBuf_Myxa_2, whole genome shotgun sequence, a single genomic region encodes these proteins:
- the LOC127444645 gene encoding adhesion G protein-coupled receptor E5-like isoform X2, with protein sequence MELKWTPLLFCGLFLLSSASRNCKIGYKYIKPGCDDENECVENPNICGNHSQCINTNGSYYCNCNEGFRSTASTTNFTAIDGQCEDINECAEKTFQCSEHLVCVNYIGKYACECPRGYRRLRGDPECEDIDECADVADLCGSHANCNNTQGSYSCICHRGYSNYGNNQSKCIEMNCEQFNETHHTPEKLRSLLSLFMKRCESLNDPDGDHRLGEELLENLFTSADEMLSEGNLADSETLSQFLGMVENSMHLIGPQLKEPVTRLETHNTHAVVAVMRGETPPIGSVILSTDSAHFNTSWETAAGKSYPGFAFAALVSYKDLNTSRDSFSGLGRISQVEGNITYQLNSRVVTAVVSNPETKHLSDPVTLVFKHVQERAESKGMYYSCVYWNETQGAWSGRGCVRAWSNSTHTVCSCSHLSSFAVLMALYPIKDTFALVLITRVGLVLSLICLLLCILTFRFCRSIQGTRNSIHLHLSVCLFIADLVFLCGISSTYNKGACTFVAGLLHFFFLAAFCWMLLEGVQLYRMVVLVFQTTLKHLYMYAVGYGAPLIIVIISTIAYPQGYGTDRHCWLSLDGNFIWSFFAPVCIIIIINSFFFIITVWKLAEKFSSLNPDLSKLRTIRGFTVTAVAQLCVLGGMWVFGCFLFQEEGTQVMLYLFTILNSLQGALMFILHCLLSKTVREEYCKLIGRVYTQKEKRYSEFSTNQSSNTQHPLQSDQSTRESKI encoded by the exons ATGGAACTAAAATGGACACCTCTACTTTTTTGTG GTCTGTTCCTGCTCTCTAGTGCATCTAGAAATTGCAAGATtggatataaatatattaaacctGGCTGTGATG ATGAGAATGAGTGTGTGGAGAATCcgaatatttgtggtaatcactCACAGTGTATAAATACAAATGGAAGTTACTACTGCAACTGTAATGAAGGATTCCGATCAACGGCGTCTACTACCAATTTCACTGCAATTGACGGACAGTGTGAAG ATATAAATGAGTGTGCTGAGAAGACATTTCAGTGCTCAGAACATTTGGTGTGTGTGAACTACATTGGCAAGTACGCATGTGAGTGTCCACGTGGATACCGGAGACTAAGAGGAGATCCTGAATGTGAAG ACATTGATGAGTGTGCAGACGTTGCAGATCTGTGCGGCTCACATGCTAATTGCAACAATACTCAAGGCAGCTACAGCTGCATTTGTCACCGTGGATACAGTAACTATGGCAACAACCAGTCAAAATGCATAG AGATGAACTGTGAGCAATTTAATGAAACACACCACACACCTGAAAAG ttgAGGAGTTTACTGTCACTCTTCATGAAGAGATGTGAGTCTCTGAATGATCCAGATGGAGACCATCGCTTGGGAGAAGAGTTGCtggag AATCTGTTTACATCTGCTGATGAGATGCTGTCGGAGGGGAATCTTGCTGACAGTGAAACATTAAGTCAGTTTCTGGGCATGGTGGAGAACAGCATGCATCTGATTGGACCACAACTCAAAGAGCCTGTAACCAGATTAGAGACACACAATACTC ATGCTGTGGTGGCAGTAATGCGGGGAGAGACTCCTCCCATTGGGAGTGTCATTTTGAGCACCGACTCCGCCCACTTCAACACCAGCTGGGAAACAGCAGCCGGAAAATCGTACCCAG GTTTTGCATTTGCGGCGCTGGTCAGTTATAAAGATCTAAATACATCCAGAGATTCTTTCAGCGGGTTAGGCAGAATATCACAGGTGGAGGGAAACATTACTTATCAACTCAACTCAAGAGTGGTGACAGCCGTCGTCAgtaatccagaaacaaaacaccTGTCTGATCCTGTTACTCTCGTCTTTAAACACGTGCAG GAGAGGGCGGAGTCTAAGGGCATGTATTACTCTTGTGTGTACTGGAATGAGACTCAGGGGGCGTGGTCTGGGCGGGGCTGTGTGAGGGCATGGTCTAACAGCACTCATACAGTGTGTTCCTGCAGTCACCTGAGCAGTTTCGCAGTGCTCATGGCTCTCTACCCCATCAAG gacacattTGCGTTGGTGTTGATCACTCGCGTGGGTTTAGTTCTGTCTCTGATTTGTTTACTGCTGTGTATTCTGACGTTCCGCTTCTGCCGTTCCATCCAAGGAACCCGGAACAGCATCCACCTCCATCTGAGCGTGTGCCTCTTCATTGCTGACCTCGTCTTCCTCTGCGGGATCTCCAGTACTTACAACAAG GGAGCTTGTACATTTGTCGCTGGATTGCTCCATTTCTTCTTCTTGGCCGCGTTCTGCTGGATGCTGCTGGAGGGAGTGCAGCTGTACCGAATGGTTGTCCTGGTGTTTCAAACCACGCTCaagcatctctacatgtatgcCGTTGGATACGGAGCCCCTCTCATCATTGTCATTATCTCTACCATCGCCTACCCACAGGGGTATGGCACTGACCGACA ctGTTGGCTCTCTCTTGACGGTAATTTTATCTGGAGTTTCTTTGCACCCGtctgcatcatcatcatcataaacaGCTTTTTCTTCATCATTACTGTGTGGAAACTGGCCGAAAAATTCTCCAGTCTCAACCCAGACCTCTCCAAACTACGCACGATTAG AGGATTTACAGTGACTGCGGTGGCTCAGTTGTGTGTTCTTGGAGGGATGTGGGTTTTCGGCTGTTTCCTCTTTCAGGAAGAAGGAACTCAGGTCATGTTATACCTCTTCACCATTCTCAACAGCCTCCAAGGGGCGCTCATGTTCATCCTGCACTGCCTCCTGTCAAAAACG GTCAGAGAGGAATATTGCAAGCTGATTGGTAGAGTGTACACACAAAAGGAGAAGAGATATTCAGAATTCAGCACCAACCAGTCCAGTAACACTCAG CATCCTCTACAGAGTGATCAGAGCACGAGAGAGTCAAAGATATAA
- the LOC127444645 gene encoding adhesion G protein-coupled receptor E1-like isoform X1 encodes MELKWTPLLFCGLFLLSSASRNCKIGYKYIKPGCDDENECVENPNICGNHSQCINTNGSYYCNCNEGFRSTASTTNFTAIDGQCEDINECAEKTFQCSEHLVCVNYIGKYACECPRGYRRLRGDPECEDVNECESSVCGAHSTCTNTPGSFSCSCSSGFYKHEKNSTCTDIDECADVADLCGSHANCNNTQGSYSCICHRGYSNYGNNQSKCIEMNCEQFNETHHTPEKLRSLLSLFMKRCESLNDPDGDHRLGEELLENLFTSADEMLSEGNLADSETLSQFLGMVENSMHLIGPQLKEPVTRLETHNTHAVVAVMRGETPPIGSVILSTDSAHFNTSWETAAGKSYPGFAFAALVSYKDLNTSRDSFSGLGRISQVEGNITYQLNSRVVTAVVSNPETKHLSDPVTLVFKHVQERAESKGMYYSCVYWNETQGAWSGRGCVRAWSNSTHTVCSCSHLSSFAVLMALYPIKDTFALVLITRVGLVLSLICLLLCILTFRFCRSIQGTRNSIHLHLSVCLFIADLVFLCGISSTYNKGACTFVAGLLHFFFLAAFCWMLLEGVQLYRMVVLVFQTTLKHLYMYAVGYGAPLIIVIISTIAYPQGYGTDRHCWLSLDGNFIWSFFAPVCIIIIINSFFFIITVWKLAEKFSSLNPDLSKLRTIRGFTVTAVAQLCVLGGMWVFGCFLFQEEGTQVMLYLFTILNSLQGALMFILHCLLSKTVREEYCKLIGRVYTQKEKRYSEFSTNQSSNTQHPLQSDQSTRESKI; translated from the exons ATGGAACTAAAATGGACACCTCTACTTTTTTGTG GTCTGTTCCTGCTCTCTAGTGCATCTAGAAATTGCAAGATtggatataaatatattaaacctGGCTGTGATG ATGAGAATGAGTGTGTGGAGAATCcgaatatttgtggtaatcactCACAGTGTATAAATACAAATGGAAGTTACTACTGCAACTGTAATGAAGGATTCCGATCAACGGCGTCTACTACCAATTTCACTGCAATTGACGGACAGTGTGAAG ATATAAATGAGTGTGCTGAGAAGACATTTCAGTGCTCAGAACATTTGGTGTGTGTGAACTACATTGGCAAGTACGCATGTGAGTGTCCACGTGGATACCGGAGACTAAGAGGAGATCCTGAATGTGAAG atGTGAATGAGTGTGAGTCTTCAGTGTGTGGCGCTCACAGCACTTGCACTAACACACCTGGCAGTTTCTCCTGCAGCTGTTCTTCAGGTTTCTATAAACATGAGAAGAACTCCACCTGTACAG ACATTGATGAGTGTGCAGACGTTGCAGATCTGTGCGGCTCACATGCTAATTGCAACAATACTCAAGGCAGCTACAGCTGCATTTGTCACCGTGGATACAGTAACTATGGCAACAACCAGTCAAAATGCATAG AGATGAACTGTGAGCAATTTAATGAAACACACCACACACCTGAAAAG ttgAGGAGTTTACTGTCACTCTTCATGAAGAGATGTGAGTCTCTGAATGATCCAGATGGAGACCATCGCTTGGGAGAAGAGTTGCtggag AATCTGTTTACATCTGCTGATGAGATGCTGTCGGAGGGGAATCTTGCTGACAGTGAAACATTAAGTCAGTTTCTGGGCATGGTGGAGAACAGCATGCATCTGATTGGACCACAACTCAAAGAGCCTGTAACCAGATTAGAGACACACAATACTC ATGCTGTGGTGGCAGTAATGCGGGGAGAGACTCCTCCCATTGGGAGTGTCATTTTGAGCACCGACTCCGCCCACTTCAACACCAGCTGGGAAACAGCAGCCGGAAAATCGTACCCAG GTTTTGCATTTGCGGCGCTGGTCAGTTATAAAGATCTAAATACATCCAGAGATTCTTTCAGCGGGTTAGGCAGAATATCACAGGTGGAGGGAAACATTACTTATCAACTCAACTCAAGAGTGGTGACAGCCGTCGTCAgtaatccagaaacaaaacaccTGTCTGATCCTGTTACTCTCGTCTTTAAACACGTGCAG GAGAGGGCGGAGTCTAAGGGCATGTATTACTCTTGTGTGTACTGGAATGAGACTCAGGGGGCGTGGTCTGGGCGGGGCTGTGTGAGGGCATGGTCTAACAGCACTCATACAGTGTGTTCCTGCAGTCACCTGAGCAGTTTCGCAGTGCTCATGGCTCTCTACCCCATCAAG gacacattTGCGTTGGTGTTGATCACTCGCGTGGGTTTAGTTCTGTCTCTGATTTGTTTACTGCTGTGTATTCTGACGTTCCGCTTCTGCCGTTCCATCCAAGGAACCCGGAACAGCATCCACCTCCATCTGAGCGTGTGCCTCTTCATTGCTGACCTCGTCTTCCTCTGCGGGATCTCCAGTACTTACAACAAG GGAGCTTGTACATTTGTCGCTGGATTGCTCCATTTCTTCTTCTTGGCCGCGTTCTGCTGGATGCTGCTGGAGGGAGTGCAGCTGTACCGAATGGTTGTCCTGGTGTTTCAAACCACGCTCaagcatctctacatgtatgcCGTTGGATACGGAGCCCCTCTCATCATTGTCATTATCTCTACCATCGCCTACCCACAGGGGTATGGCACTGACCGACA ctGTTGGCTCTCTCTTGACGGTAATTTTATCTGGAGTTTCTTTGCACCCGtctgcatcatcatcatcataaacaGCTTTTTCTTCATCATTACTGTGTGGAAACTGGCCGAAAAATTCTCCAGTCTCAACCCAGACCTCTCCAAACTACGCACGATTAG AGGATTTACAGTGACTGCGGTGGCTCAGTTGTGTGTTCTTGGAGGGATGTGGGTTTTCGGCTGTTTCCTCTTTCAGGAAGAAGGAACTCAGGTCATGTTATACCTCTTCACCATTCTCAACAGCCTCCAAGGGGCGCTCATGTTCATCCTGCACTGCCTCCTGTCAAAAACG GTCAGAGAGGAATATTGCAAGCTGATTGGTAGAGTGTACACACAAAAGGAGAAGAGATATTCAGAATTCAGCACCAACCAGTCCAGTAACACTCAG CATCCTCTACAGAGTGATCAGAGCACGAGAGAGTCAAAGATATAA